GAGTTCTCTCAGCACAGAGAAAAGCTGAGACTGTTGCCTACAAAGATTATCAGCAAAATTATCTTTGATTTCTGATGGATTAGAGCACAGTGCTTAGAGGAGTTAGCTGCATCCTAACAAGGCTGAATTTTTCAAAGGGCAAAAAGGAGAGGGAGCTTTGCTCGCTATGGCTTTTCTAATTCTAGATTATATGGCTTTTTCCACAAAAGGCTTGTGGAAGTTCGGCCTACTTTCCCTGCCTGGGCTCTCAGCACTGTCGCTGCTGCAGGTATTGTGTAGTAATTACCTGAGCAGATTTTGTTGCTAGAGATGGagctggacacctgcctgccttggGGAATAGTGAGGGGTACTGGGAAACACGAGGTGCAATCATTTCTGATTGGCATACTGAGGAAAAACAGCAGTAAAccaaataaatctgtttcagcAATAAGTGAAGTCAGATTAGTGGTAAGTGTAGGTTGATGCTTGGGCCAAGTCACCCAGAAAAGATTCTGTTAAAGAGTATCagttaaaagcttttatttattctctcctggcttttatttctgattttctttgttaatttccctttttattatCCCACTTTCTTTTCCCTACAACTCTCTTGTTAAAATCATCAGGTACTGTTGTTAGGCTGAGATGGGGGCAGGTTTCCGCAGTTAAAAGCAATTTCCACTTTCTTGTGGTACACCTCTGCAAAACTTGACACTGTTGTAAAAAATGTTATGGGAACACGCCTTCTCCATGTCTGACCAATATTTGAGAAGCTTGATAGTACTGGAGAGTGCTGGGTTTTTGAATGAATTAGTTTAAAGAGAGGCTTAAGAGCACTGCACAGAAGAAGTTAGTATCTTAGCCTCCTGGGCAAGGTGCTACAAAAGTTGCTCTGGGATTCCTGCCTTGCAAAACAGGCTTTCTTCTactgctttccttccccacctcaAGCTTTGGCAGCTCTTTTTAAAAGAGGCAGGCCAGCGAGAGGCTTTGCTGTGCCAAAGGGACCGTGCAGCCTTTCCTGCTCCCATGGAGATCCTTTTCGCCTCGGCTTGTTCCCTTCTCCCTGAGTAGAGGCCCTGTGTTCAATGACCTCTTGCACTCGCCACCTCCTGCAGCGTTCAGTGGCATGATGCTGAATGCCTGCGGCCACCCGCAGCATTTCTCAGCATGCACCACCAAAGCGCTACCCAGCTTGggcttttctgctgaaatgtttGAGGCTCTTGGGCTATAACAAGGAAcaccttttccttcatttcGAACTACAGTTAGTAACTATAGAGGGGTAAAACActgtaaaaccaaaaaaccacccttGTTCCTCATGGGCCTGCTAAACACTGCGTTAATGAAATGAGTGACAATCTAAACCTATTActaatagaaaaatacagacttttctttttgttactttGCACATAACTAGCTCTAAAACGGCTAACTTTCTGTAAGGCCCAAATCTTAACAGTTTTGACTCAGAAATCCGTTTTTCAGCATCTCAGGTAGGGGTTTCAAAAGCATGTGAGAGATCAGTCTCAGTCTTGGTAGCTCCTCTCAACCCTATGAACTTGCTAAGAACAATCCCGTTAGGCATATGAAGCCTTATTTCTGCATGTGTGCTTCCACCTGCTCATCTAGTAACTGTAGGAAGTTAAGAAGTCTTAACTCTGGTCATCCAAAGCTGAGCGTTTGGCCAAATAACACCTGGAATCACACAGACCTTCCCACCTTTTTTAAAGGGCTCTTGTTTTGCGAAGTGTGTTACTACTACTATGTTGTTGGCCAGTGACACCACAGAAACAGTCATAGCCTGATGTCGACTCGGGGATTAGACATGGCGTGAAACAGAGGTCAGGTTTTATGCGGTGTCTTGCTTACAACTGAAGTGCATTACCTGCTCTGAAAGGAGGTGGATATTGTGTGCACCTAAGTTTCACATGAAGGACAGTCATCACTGTTTCTTCAGTGTTAATCACTTTGAAGTAATTCACTCTTGCATTAGGCTGGTGTTTTGTCAGCCTTGTTTAATCAATCACACAACTTGACGTGCTCTGATgtttataaataagaaaattcaaGGAGGGAGATCCCAGCTTGTCAATGAAAAAACCCCTCATGCTCAGTAGGGCTAGGATTCAGCCACAGAATTCAAATTAACCATGACTGGAAAGCACAGATTTAGTaagagtgaaaataaaagcGGTAGCCAAGCTGAGAGAGAACATAGCTTGAAGCCACAGGAAATCGTGGACatcatgttttggtttttggactttttccctcctcctaGTTTACCCCTAGGAGTAAACCAGCCCATGTGCAGCTAgtttaagaataaaacaaaggcaaaactcAACCTGATGGATGTGCCCATATTGCAAGGCACTGTTGCAGCCGGCTCTCCCGGCTGCTGGCATTTCACTGCCACAGACCTGGATAACGAATCTGGACTGATTGCCAGCTGGGAGTGTGTTTACCATGCATGGCTCATAGGCCAGGCTGCTGTTGTGAGTCataagtttataaaaaaaaaaaattgctcttagttttagaaagaaatgtgttGAAAAATAAACGAGCAGGTACCGCTGACAAGCTTTCAGATGTCAACCTCGCACTCTTGTTGCTGTCTTGATGGTTCTACAAAGGActgctgtgcttctgcatgGTTTCTGGGTGTAGGGGAAGGTTATTAGGACAATACACagatatatgcatatataatgAATTTATGTAGAAATGTACAGTATGAGTGCCCAGAAATACTGGGTCTGCTGTATTTTCATAGCACTCTTCTGCCTTGCCTggctgggctttcacctcttCCAACTGTATTTCCAGTGTGTGATACTGATGTCCCTCGGCTGTCTGTCCGTGACAGCCGGACTGGCTCGGGGAACATGCACTCAGTGTTGCTGCCTCATCATCAGGCCCATCTAAGTATTTCAAAACGATCCCTTTAAGTGCTCAGGTATCCAGCACTCTCCCATCGCTTTAAATTGCAGCTACTGGATTTGTGTTGGTAGTAGTTGGCAGTAAACAGATAAATAATACAGATTCCACAGCCCCCGGCCCCATGGGGATATGGAAGACCCTGGGCCTTGGCTCCCACGCCTGTGGGCACAGACGAGTGAAGGGAAAGGGCGTTTCTACCCCCTGTAAGGGTGCAGTGCAGAAGCCAAACTGCATTAAatcctggtgctgagcagggtttggtttggggcAGGTGTTTTGTTGGTGTCAGCACGGAGGGGCTGTCACCTTGGAGTGCCCAGCTGTCGGCTCGGTGTCCTGCTGAGGGCACGGTGCGGCACGGCGCGCAGCAGGACGCCCCGCTGCGGTTCCTTGCCCGCCGGGGAAGGCTCGGGGTGAGCCCGGCCCTGGCcggcggggggctcgggggcCCCTCCCCGCGCTGCAGCCACCCAGAGGGGCCCGTAGGTGTGGGGGGGCCGCGCTCTCCTCCCGAGGCACAGGCGGCAGGGCCGGAGGGCACGGCCCGGCGCTGCGCCGGGGCAGGTCTGGGGGGGCGCTGGGGCAAATGCCCCGCCGCAGGGGCGGTCAGcgccggcacaggctgcccggcggggggggggggggcggccgagGCCCGCAGGCGTGGCGCTGGGGACGCGGCTCCGCGGCGGGCCTGGCAGCGGCGGGCAgctcggcggggccggcggTGGCGCCGGCCCGGGCGGTTCTGCGGGGGCGAGCGGGGCCGCCGGGGGAAGGAAGGCCCAACGGCCCCGGGCGGCGGCCTGGCCCCTCCGCTCGccgggcgccgggccgggcgctgcccTGCGGGCGCAGGGgtgcggggccgcggggcccggTGCCCGCGGCTCGGCCCtgcccccggcggcggcggggcgggggctggcggcgggcgggcgggcggcgccaCGGCGGGGGCAGCCCTgagggagcggcggcggcgcggcccgtGCGTactgcggggcggcgggagccccCGCTCGGCCTCGgcgcgccggggcggggggatgAACGGGAGCgggcggctgccggcggggggCGAGGCGGGGCCCCCCGGCTCGGCGCTGCTGCCGCTGGGCGGGAACGGCAgcgcgggcggccccgccgagCTGCGGGAGGGCACCCACGCCGCCACCCTGGCGGCCTGCGCCTCCCTGCTGGCCCTCGTCTTCTGCCTCGGCTCCTACGGCAACCTCATCGTCCTGCTGTCCTTCTTCGACCCGGCCCTCCGCAAATTCAGGACCAACTTCGACTTCATGATCCTCAACCTCTCTTTCTGCGACCTCTTCATCTGCGGGGTGGCCGCCCCCATGTTCGCCTTCGTCCTCTTCTTCGACCCGGCCCGAGGCGTCCCAGGCACCTTCTGCTTCACCTTCCATCTCACCAGCTCCGGCTTCATCATCATGTCGCTCAAGACGGTGGCGGTCATTGCCCTGCACCGGCTGCGCatggtgctggggaagcagcCGCACCAcgctgcctccttcccctgcaccctcctcctcaccctgctgctgtgggcCACCAGCTTCACCCTGGCCACCCTGGCCACCCTCAGGACCCGCGGCTCCCGCCTCTGCCTGCCCATGTCCAGCTTCACCAGCGGCGAGGGGAAGGTCATCCTCTATCTCTACGTCACCGACTTCATCTGCTGTGTGGCTGTTGTTTCTGTCTCCTATGTCATGATAGCCCGCACCCTGCGGCGCAATGCCCAGGCAAGGAAGTGCCCGCCCGCAGTGGCCACCGAAGCCCCCCGCCCACAGTCCTTTGCAGGGCCACCAGCCACCAGGGCACCTGCCCTGTACAGGAACCAGAGCTACGGTAAGGCACGGCGCGCCCAGGCGCACGGCTATGCCAAGCGTCTCGGCCAGCCGCTGGCGGCCACCACCAGCCGGCTCCAGCTGGTGTCGGCCGTCAACCTGTCCACGGCCAAAGACTCCAGGGCAGTGGTGACGTGTGTCATCATCGTGCTTTCTGTCTTGGtgtgctgcctgcccctgggcaTCTCCTTGGTGCAGGACATGCTCTCCAGCAGCGGCGGCTTTGTTCTCTACCAGTTTGAGCTGTGCGGATTTAccctcatttttttcaaatccgGATTAAACCCTTTTATATATTCCCGCAACAGCGCAGGACTTCGGAGACGAGTCCTCTGGTGCCTGCAGTACGTGGCCCTGgtctttttctgctgcaagcAGAAGACGAGGCTTCGGGCCATGGGGACAGGCAGCCTGGAGGTCAACAGGAACAAGTCGTCCCACCACGAGACTAATTCTGCATACATGTTGTCTCCAAAACCTCAGAAGAAGTTTGTGGACCAGGGCTGTGGCCCCAGTCACTCTAAGGAGAGTGTGCTGAGCCCCAAGGCTTCTGTCGGGCATCAGCACTACGCACAGAGCAGCTCGACCCCCATGAACACGCGGATCGAGCCCTACTACAGTATCTATAacagcagcccttcccaggaAGCGAGCACACCAAATAGCTTACAGCCGGTGAACTCGACTTTGGGCTTTGCCAAGTCCTACGTTGCCATGCATTATCACACCAGCAACAACTTGGGGCGGGACTGTGACAGTGCTGCCACCAAGCAGATACCCGTGCCCTCCGTGTAACCGTAGGGGAGAGGGTTCTGGCCTAGCTGATGCAGCGAGTCCCCTTACTTGCTGTTCGTTATTATCCTGAACTCGGTGATAACGGTACTGCTGCCAATTAAGAAAAACGTCACTGATGTTAATGTCCAGCTCTTTGCGTTTGAAGCAAATACTCGGATACTTCTGTGAGGTTTTACCAATTTTCCGTGGCAAGTTAAAAAGGGCAGTATTTCAGGTTTCTGTTTGGAACTGTTAACGTGAGGGTGGTTTTGTTACTGAATCTTACTGCTGGacaagcaggggaaaaaaaacaaagcaagcgCTATAACTGCAATTCATTATGTCACGTAGTAGGATCCCTCGGACAACAATCTGGGCGCACCAGAAGCGTTACCTGTTAAACTCTATAGTTGCCATATTTTCAAGAAGGAGGAATTGGGAGGATGCTTGGTATTACGATATTTaagtttaaaatctttctgttgCAGGAGGTTAGAAGGATCAGTGGCGTTTCGTTGCAGTGAGTGTCAGTAGTAATAAAAGTCCTTTCTGTTCGCAAGGTGAAATCCTTGTTCCATTGAGGTAAATAGTAAAATTTCCATGATCTTTAGTTGAAGTCTAGGATTTTGGTCTTGGCGTCCTAAAGCAGGATGAGGCATTTCACAAACAGCTGTTCTgttgctgctggggaaggactTCTGAGAAATCTTGTGGCGCTGAAATCTCTGAAGTATGTGTGTGCTCACacatctgtgtatatatatataaatttctGCTGTACGTTTAAGGATCGGTGGCATTATGTATCccaaaataatatatttggaGAAGTATTTTATCTCTGATAGAAGTAACTGTGCAATACCTAATTACAGGTTTTACTCGAGGATAAAGATGAATATGGCAATATTACGGAACTGACACGCTGTTAGTAATGCAGTCTGCTTGGAGTTTCCTAATACGTAAACTGTTAGGCAAAGAGACGTGTTGCCGGTTGCTCTTTTTGTCTGTGACTTTGTATAAAAGTGGGGACTGGGGGGATTCGGCTGTGATATTCCTGGCAGGTAGAACTGACAGCTGTTAACGTTCTTAAAAACAGAATGACCATATAACAGGGTGAGTACAAGTTTTTGCGGTTTTCTTTAAGAGGTCTAATGGCAGTTTGATGTAAGATTAATAATCGGTCTACTTACAGACTGTGTTGGTCTACGCAGCAAGCAAATAAcagaagttaattattttttttttttaaatctggcCATTTGTGTTGTGTCATGTGCTGTGGGAATTCCATATGAAACGGAATGATTTGGAGGCATTTAAATTCACGACAATTGCTGCTTTAAGTGGCCAGatcttttcaaaataagcaCTCAGTCACCTTTCAGCTTCGATGGGCTTCAGCAGAGCCTTAATATCTCTGAAATAATCATGCTACAGACTTTTTGGTGCCTCATTATAGGAAAATGCCACATCTTTAGCAAAATTACAGCAACAGAAAGATGAtttcttattttagaaaaaaaaacgACGACAAACATTCACATCATCACTGTGTGTAAGTTGTTGGGTTTAGGTTATTTAACTAAACTATTTTCAATGTTTTCCTGGAAGACTTACTACATTATGAACACTGTTCTTTGTTTAACACTTtgaattttgattaattttgaaTAATTCAAGACAGCTTTCTTGCAATAAAATGGGTGTGAACGAGTTTCtaatagaaatgtaaaattgaaattatttccatatgtttttttctctgtgtggatATTTTTCTCGATGAACATAGTTCTTTCTAAAGTAATTGGAAAAGGTAACTAAAAGGTCtgtcttgtttgctttttctgtctttgcgTTTCTCTTCAGTACGAAGTGTACTgatttgaagggaaaaaatacgTGGGATCCTGTCATTGGGGCTCAGACGCTCTGTTGTTAGCAGGAATTGGCTGCAATTGGCAATTCAGCAGTTTCAGATGGTAAGGAGTGTAGGGCAGGACCCCAGGAGTGGTTGCGAGACGGGGTCCTGTGTGTACGTTCAGGGAGGTGAAGATATGCATTAAGGCTGGGTTTAACATTAAGCAGTTTTGGGGTTTGCCGCACGTGCGCAGGACTCCCACTGTGCTTGCGGTTTGGGTCACGTGAACTTTGTCACATGGTGGAAGATTAAATCCCGCGCACCGTACTCATAAAAGTAATTTGCATTGCGTACTCGTGTGAGAGTAAAGCAAGAAGGATGCAGCTGTAGGACAGAAGGAGGTTTTACTGCCCTCGTGATGTAGCGCTAAGACAAAACAACGGAAGACCCTTCAAAGCACTTTGTGGTATTACTCTTCTGTTACCTCCCGGTGCCGGCTGTGTTCGTAATACAACCCGTGTGTTAATGTGTTTGTAGCGTCAGGTAGGAGAGTGCAGTGCCTTTTAATCTGTAGTAGGAACAAAACCTGATTTAGGTTGTCCGTTGTACTGAGTAACTGGTTAAGGACAGGTTTAAGGATGTGGTGAATAGAGGTGGGATTTTGAAAATAGGTACCAATGTAGGTACAATTTCTTTAAAGTGAATCATGAAGTAATTGATTATCATatgagaaaataatctttttagaCTCTTCTGGAatataacttttctttttccctttagcCCCCTCGTTGTATCAGAACTCCTCTGGGTGCCAGAGCCAGTGAAGCGTGACTGTGAGGTTAAAAAAGCAGCGGTCTAATTGAGAGGGGAAGCAACAGGGCTGCATGAAGGAGATGGAAAATGTAGGTGAGGAGAGGAGATGGGCAAGAGAGTAAGCAATGGAAGTACGTCAGTGCTGAATGGTCTGGGAAAAGTAGGTTTGTGCAGTCTGTAACACGAGAACAAGAGAGCACCTCGCACATCTGAACGGTGGCAAATCCAGGACTTGTGAAGTGCTGCACTTCCCTTGCTGTCCGTTAACACGCTGCGGACCTCATCGCTGCAGAAGTGTTTAGGAAAAACTGGGAAGGTGTGACAGCCACTTCACCGTGGGTAATACAAGTATCTGGAGCCAGACAGTTAATGACAACGCATTTTGGAATACGTGTAAAATTTTGTACTCCGGGAATTAAAGTAATCTTTGATTTCGGGGGTTAGGATGAACCCGTCGTGGTGGAATACATTTTCCAACCTGTTTTCAGCGtgcttctcagctgcttttgaagTTGCTGGTGTTGACTGCTGTCACGATACTCAGCCCGAGGACTGGTTTTGCTTAATTactgaaaaatctgtgtttgcAGTGTTAGGTGTACTACTAAGAGTTTGACCGGGGTATCTCACGAAACAAGGAGTGGCCTCAAAGAAAGCATAAAGAAGTTTATTATAAAAACAGCGGATTCATTACTTGGGGCTGATCCCACTAACAAGTGACTTGTGGTTGTTGAtgtgaaaaaagcttttataatTCACAGTCTTTTCAAGTCCTAGGTCTTGCTTTATGGTGGTAAGGGCTGACTTTTTCAGCTGGTGGCCTGCGGTATTGTATTTTCTATCCTTTATGCATAAAacctgaaagctgcttttgctaAATAACTTTAAACAAGATCTATATGATCTCAGAAAGTTGCTGGAGAACATTCAACAGTTGGACATCACCTCAGAACTTTTTAGACTAGAGAGATTTCTGCGTGCATTTTCTGGTAAGTCCCAGAGCCAGTCCGCCGTCACAGTAAGGCTTCAGCAAGCTGGGGAGGGCGAGATGCAAAAACTGGACAGACAACAGTCAAGAATGGTCAGCGCCTGATGGTTTCGCGGGGGTTTGTGGTATGTATCGGTCAGGTACGTAATTTGTCGCTTGttaggaaaacactgaaagttATTCCCCTTGTAATCTCCATCAcccttctgcctgcagcactgggaatgAAAAGTAAAGGGACTCCTGAACTGCGATCTCTTCACCTTCCTGCACGAGGTAGCGAAGCAGGGCTATGGAGAGCAGCACGAGGCGCTCACGGTGGaaacaaggagaaggcaggggGGACAGTGTCTTAAAATAATAGAATAGACTTGCAGCGATTAAGGTGGAGTCCTGCGGGTGTTTTCTAGGTTTGTCTTCTAtctgttttgaattatttatttttctgatttttatttaagtatttaagaGGAGTGTATTTGCACCGATGCCACGGGTGGGTGGAGGATTACATAAGTGGTTCTTCCACTCAGCGCTGGTAAGCAATTCTGCTCGAGCTGCACGTAGCAGCAAAAAAGGCCCCAGCTCTCTCTTTCACCACGTAGCTGGCTGACAGGCTGACAGCAGTTtagagaacaggaaaataattctttttccaCAACAGTGCATGACTCCTTGCGCTAACTGCGGAGAGGTGGCTTTGCACAGGGTGCAAAGAGAGCTCTCCCTAAATGCAGATGGTAGAGGAGGGCAAgtcctgctctcctcctcctaaTTCGTGCTGGTGGAAAACTGGAGAGTCAGCACCATGGGACAAAGGATGAAGAGGCAGTTCAAAGCGCCTCGGGTTTGTGAGCCCTGATTCTACCCTGCAGTGCAATTGACGCAGGTTTCTTTGGCAATAACCAAAGAGCTATTCAAATCAACCTCAAGCACTGCGCTTCATGGATACACCGCGCGCAGTATCCTTAAGTTCAGTCAGTACTGGCAAATTGACTTAAAGCTGTCATTTGTTATGTGCGATTAAATGCTGACAACGGGGTGTTGTCAATTCCTGCTGAAAATGGGGTTATGTTTAATATCAGGGAAACGCTTCCGTTCATCGCAAGAGCCGTCCCTGAACCTTGGTCGCCAGAGCCAAAcgtgctgtgtgctgcagggtggggctggggagggtgaAAATCACATACTGCTCCAGCTGGGCCTTCTCCTTTCCAAAAGACACTATGGCAAAGTTGTGTTGTGGGTATCTCCCTATGGTAGCCTCATGTTTCCCCTTCTGGCACCAGAAAGGTTGCTGCTACTCTTCATTTTGTCACAGCAGAGCTAATTCCTTCTCAGAGTCTGCATTTCAGAGGTGCTGTCCCCTATGTTGTGCAGTGACATTCCGCGTTCCTGggtctgagctgctgctggtaaGTCGTTTGGGTTTGCTCGTCTTATGAGCAAGTCCAGATTGTGCTATGCTAAATGATTTGTTCTCACctggcatttattttccatcacGGTCTGTTGATTTTCCTTGAATGTGAAAATCAGAtcagctgatttattttttttccttttcaaatagaataaattaaattattaacagGCAGTAGGTGATGACGAGGGCTCTGCAGAGGTAGCACTGAATTCACTCGAAATGGGTCAGGGTGATTGTGTCAAGTGAAACTTTCCtaaacataaataataatatacaGAACTTTCCTGCTTATTCTTCAGAGATTTTACGATAACGGCACTTCAATAAAGCTCACACCAATTATTTAATGGTGGAGACCAACACGGTCGGCTGGCTCTTTTTTGATGGTTTGGTTGTGTATGTTAAATCTGTGATTATAAGAGATCTTTGAGTCTGATCTTTTCCACTGGTTGTTTAAACCAAGTCACGGAGCAGTGTGGATTTGCAGTTGCATCTCAGATGGCTACGTAAAGTAAATCTGTAATCTTTTCTCGCTAAACCACAGAAAGAAGCTGTTACCCGTGTACTGCCATAGTTTGTGTTTTTCTTACGTGTACGCTATGTGTGTCCCGTCTTAAGCCGTACTAGAACTGAGAATTGGAACTAGAGCTTTACCTTTGAACGGCACTGCTTTGCAGTGCAGCAGTCTCAAGAAGGCAGTTAGGACATGTGGCGTGACTCGAGCTGTTCTTCCCTTCAGGTGACACCCACAGCATTTTAAGAAACGCTGTGAATAGCTGAAGAGCATGAAGCACCCaggaagaaaaggatgtttATCAGTGCTGGGGGCTCAGCTCTTTGGATAATGGATTCTTTTATCAGACAGAATAACGCGTGTGTTATGAACCCACGGGTAACCTCTCCTGGGACTGATCTGAGAGAAACCCCCACTGCAACACAGCGAAGGCAGGAGGTAAACACAGGAATGCTTTTATTTGACCTCAGGCTTTCCCGGCACAACATTTACATGTTCTTGTGTTTCATTCCATCTCATACATATCCTGAGTGGATCCGTTTTCTGCTCTCACGAGTTGGTCGTTGGTTGTTTTTAAGACAGCTGTTAGCTGATGccagaacattttctgtttgtgttccTCAGGGCTCCACTTCAGGTAGGTTTTCCTCTTCAGCAGTTTCCTGAGTTTGCTGAACTTCTGCGGCACGCTGTTGGGCGGGAGGTCGTCCAGCACGACCATGATGAGGGAGTCCTGATTTTCATTCAGGACCCGGTGTTCAGCAAAATACAGCTCATACTGACACCAGCAGCTGTTTACAAAACTGGGAGAGAGAACAAAAAGGACTTTATGGCTGTTCTCTATGCAGTAAAAAATGTTACCGAGTACAGGATGCCCCGGCTTGAAATCCCTCTCGTGGTAACATATCTTGAATCCGTCAGCTTCCAGTTTACCCAGCAGATTCTCTTTGGTCCAGTTTGCATCGTGTTCACTGTATGAAATGAAGGCATCAAAGGGCTTGTTTTCTGGCCTCTTCTCGTACTGCTTCCTCTTCGCCATACACCAGTACCAGCCCATTCTCAGGTACCAAAGCCCGTCGAACCGCCAGCATAAGCCTGTTACCACCAAAACGACCAGGGTGGCAACGCAGGCGGTAACGGCCATCTGGATGCCCAGGGAGCAGCGCAGAAGCGTGAGGTTACTGCTCTCCACTGACGAGCCCCTCCTGTCTGGTGGAAAGCTGCACCTGAGATGCCCTCTGCCATTTATCTGCAAATGGGGCTTGTGGAGGTAGACGTTCACGAACCAGTACAAGtcacagttacaaaaaaaatgcttacCTTGAACAGTCAGCACACTCAGGCTCGTTAACTGGCCAAAAGTGCCCTCCACTATGGTAGTAATGGCATTGTCACTGATGTCTAACTCGATCAGAGAAGCTGGGAGAGAGCCACGCTGTAGAAAGGAGATCTTATTCCctgataaattaaaatatttcagcgTTGAAAGAGATTTCCCAAAGTGATCAGGCAATTCTGAGATGAGGTTGTGACTACTGTCCAGGTTAGTGAGCGCGGAAAGGTGGCTGGCAGGTTCCAGCCTGGCGATGAGGTTTCCAGAAACATTAAGATACTTGAGTTTCTCCAGGGCGTCACTTAATGATAATGTGTTCAACTTATTTTTACTAATATCACATTTTGTTAAAGTCGGTGGGAAATACTCTGGATGCATATCcgtaattttattattttgaatgttAAGTATTGTTAAGTTGGAGACGGATTTAAAACTAGGGGGTATTATTTTAATATCGCTGTTGCTTACGTCgaggtgctgcagggaggtgggtAAGTCAGGAAGCACAGAAATCCTGTTGCTGCTGAGATCCAAAAATAGTAATTCTTCCATTGTGCTGGCAAACCACTCTGGCAGTTCTACAATGGAGCAGTTGGACATTTTCAGGTGTTTCGCTTTCTTCGGGAGGCTTTCAATGGGTGTGCCAGCCTGGTTTCTGACAAAGGAAATGGCATTAATATGTACGGTtccggggcagggctgtggaACTGCATTGGTGATCGCTGGATGCACAGTATATATGAAGTGATTTCCTTGAACATACATGTTTTCTAAGTGAGGCATTTTTTTAGCAAAATTCTGGGGTATTTGACTTATGTTGGTGAAGGACAAATCAATTATCTTGATGGTTGGAGGGAGGCACAGCGTATCCAGGCTGTTTATGGGATTGTtgctaaaatttaaaaacaaaagcttgcTGAATGGGAAGCTGCAGATCGCCTCAACATCTAGAATGTTAATTGTTAATTTGTTGTAACTCACATCAACGGACCGCACGTTTTTCATTGgcagaaacagcatgaacagtg
The nucleotide sequence above comes from Falco biarmicus isolate bFalBia1 chromosome 12, bFalBia1.pri, whole genome shotgun sequence. Encoded proteins:
- the GPR75 gene encoding probable G-protein coupled receptor 75, which produces MNGSGRLPAGGEAGPPGSALLPLGGNGSAGGPAELREGTHAATLAACASLLALVFCLGSYGNLIVLLSFFDPALRKFRTNFDFMILNLSFCDLFICGVAAPMFAFVLFFDPARGVPGTFCFTFHLTSSGFIIMSLKTVAVIALHRLRMVLGKQPHHAASFPCTLLLTLLLWATSFTLATLATLRTRGSRLCLPMSSFTSGEGKVILYLYVTDFICCVAVVSVSYVMIARTLRRNAQARKCPPAVATEAPRPQSFAGPPATRAPALYRNQSYGKARRAQAHGYAKRLGQPLAATTSRLQLVSAVNLSTAKDSRAVVTCVIIVLSVLVCCLPLGISLVQDMLSSSGGFVLYQFELCGFTLIFFKSGLNPFIYSRNSAGLRRRVLWCLQYVALVFFCCKQKTRLRAMGTGSLEVNRNKSSHHETNSAYMLSPKPQKKFVDQGCGPSHSKESVLSPKASVGHQHYAQSSSTPMNTRIEPYYSIYNSSPSQEASTPNSLQPVNSTLGFAKSYVAMHYHTSNNLGRDCDSAATKQIPVPSV
- the LOC130157730 gene encoding toll-like receptor 2 yields the protein MRIVIGSLHFYFTSFLLSGANGFLTLRTPTAYAFPVYNYSYLNLSSVSEAEAPKAAKALNFSHNVIEKITKRDLEGFDTLEVLDLSYNQIKDIEPGAFEGLLSLVSVDLSFNDQRLVSRLPPHLKLLPTSKASGSLQLYTNSDKPSEAALQPPASAGGLPAPGGPPVLPNGNLRLRRSAGNLLRRAEKNATVSPTATVRPGFCGEPINGTLDLSHSKLSEEELMLMLDPDLCQAQLDRILELDISHSELQMDLLSLFMLFLPMKNVRSVDVSYNKLTINILDVEAICSFPFSKLLFLNFSNNPINSLDTLCLPPTIKIIDLSFTNISQIPQNFAKKMPHLENMYVQGNHFIYTVHPAITNAVPQPCPGTVHINAISFVRNQAGTPIESLPKKAKHLKMSNCSIVELPEWFASTMEELLFLDLSSNRISVLPDLPTSLQHLDVSNSDIKIIPPSFKSVSNLTILNIQNNKITDMHPEYFPPTLTKCDISKNKLNTLSLSDALEKLKYLNVSGNLIARLEPASHLSALTNLDSSHNLISELPDHFGKSLSTLKYFNLSGNKISFLQRGSLPASLIELDISDNAITTIVEGTFGQLTSLSVLTVQGKHFFCNCDLYWFVNVYLHKPHLQINGRGHLRCSFPPDRRGSSVESSNLTLLRCSLGIQMAVTACVATLVVLVVTGLCWRFDGLWYLRMGWYWCMAKRKQYEKRPENKPFDAFISYSEHDANWTKENLLGKLEADGFKICYHERDFKPGHPVLGNIFYCIENSHKVLFVLSPSFVNSCWCQYELYFAEHRVLNENQDSLIMVVLDDLPPNSVPQKFSKLRKLLKRKTYLKWSPEEHKQKMFWHQLTAVLKTTNDQLVRAENGSTQDMYEME